Genomic segment of Apium graveolens cultivar Ventura chromosome 7, ASM990537v1, whole genome shotgun sequence:
ACATCCTTCACAATAGTAGTGCTCCTGTAAAAAATGCATCTGCTTATCGCACTAAATTTGAGGCAACTTTACCGGACATAGTGGAGAGCTTCAATGACTTGTATCGTAGTATATCGGGCAGGATTACGGCTGAGGCACTCAAGGTATTGTCCAATGCGACTGGCTCTCATATTTATTATGTTCTGATTCCTTGCAATCGTTTGGTTTgataatattaataaataattaccCACACACTGCAGGAACGGGTTCTCAAGGTTCTTCAAGTCTGGGCTGACTGGTTTCTCTTTTCTGATGCATATGTGAATGGATTACGTGCTACTTTTCTTAGATCTGGGAGTAGCGGGGTAATTGCTTTTCATTCCATTTGTGGTGATGCACCAGAGTTGGAGAAGAAAATAAACCCCGGTGATACCAGTGACGCAATAAAGACAAACCAAGATGCAGCACTGGCAATGGGGAAAGGAGCAGCCACGCAGGAGCTGTTAAATCTTCCAATTGGCGAGCTCGAAAGACGCTGCAGGCACAATGGATTATCTCTTGTAGGTGGTAGAGAAACAATGGTTGCACGATTGCTTTATCTGGAAGAGGCAGAAAAACAGAGGGGATTTGAACTGAATGATGACTTGAAATATGCTCAGATTCATTCGAGTTCTGGTAGATACCCAGGCGGGCAGAAAGAAACAAATGCTGAGGAGTCTGTGGGTTCTTCAGCATTTCGTAATAGGGGAGACGAGTTGCCAATACAAGGAAAAGGATCTGGACTATTGACTCCAATCATTCCCATACCGCAACCTGAATTAAGAGCCTTCACAGATAAAGGTAAAAATGAACCCATGTTGACAGCCTCAAAGTGGGCAAGAGATGACGATGAAAGGGACGATGAACAGAACACAAGTACGAGGGATCTTGGGCTCACATATTCGTCTTCCGGTAGTGAGAATGCTGGTGATGAGATTCACAGGTCTGTGGAAATGGACATGACAACCGATGCCAGTGTTCTGGTGCATCCTGATAGTGGGATTAATGAAGAACAAAGGTAAGTCATGCTGTCTGCTAATATCTGTTTAATAAATATGATTATCCCAAATTGTCATGCCAGAATAAATAGAAACTTAAGGTCAGCTTAGTTTACATCATTATGTGAATCTGTGATCTgcttttgttatttattttcttCTGCTGGGTAATATGTGCATGGAGCAACTATTTTTATACTCAatccctcccaattgttatcgtttctgagATAGTGTCTGACACACATTTTAAGATGAAAATAATATAAAGTTCTGtaacttattttaaaatttttccttttctgaataaaaatagaatgtttaaacttttattcagaaaaagaaaatattgaaaaaaagttataaaactataatttttattcatcttaaaatgcgtgccaGACACTctcagaaacgataacaattgggagggacggagggagtactaatTTACCTAGTTTCTTTATCCAAGTTGGGTATTTTTGAACGCAATCTTTTTTCTTTCCATTTTTTGGTGTTTGACTGATGTATTTTCTTTACAGACAAGTGTTAAGACGTATCGAAGTTGCTTTGATTGAGTATCGTGAATCTCTTGAGGAACGGGGAGTAAAAGATGTTGCGGAAATTGAGAAGAAAGTCGCAGTCCATCGGAAACGTCTTGAGTTAGAATTTGGTCTAGTACATTCTAAAGAAAATGCTTCTGTCAACAGTAAGTGCTAGTTTGATATTCAGCTGTGCAATTAAGTATGTCACAGATGATATAAGATTGTCATTTTCGTAAGAGGGAATCTGATACAAATTGCCTCCCTTTTTCCAGTTTGATTTTTTCATGCTATTGAATTATGTAGGATGTTAGATAGGAAAATACATATTTTGCTTTGTGGACTACTGATATCGAGAAAAGTTTGACCGCAATTTTTCAAAAAGATGTTAGTTAGAGGAATAGTGCATTTACACGGTTATGCTTGATAAATAAATTTGCTTTTCTTGTGCTAAATGATTTCCAAACCTCTGTACCTGCAGAAAAACCATCGTCAGATAAAAGGGAGAGACGAGATGAGTCACGTGAATCATCAAGAAAGCGTACTCGCAGTCATAGCAGAAGCAAAAGCCCCCAGCGAAGATCGAGTAGAGACAAGGAGAGAGAAAATGATGGTGACAGAGATAAAGAAAGACACCGTGATAGAGCCCATGATTTGGAAAGTGAAAGAAGAAGGGATCGGGAGAAGAGTGGAAGCAGGGAAAGGGATGATGGCAGGGACAAAGGTCGAGAAAGGGACCGGGACAGAAGGCGAAGAATGAAATGAGTTTCTTTGCCCGAAGCCTTATAGTAAGTTTAAGTTGTACTGGGATGAGAACTTCAGTACTAATAATCCTAGTGCTTTCATATTCAATTGCCCTTTAGTGTTGTATCCCTTAAATTTTCATGTTGCAACCTTTTTATTAAGATTTTGGCTCGTGGATACTAACTAAGATAGAAAAGGTTGTGCACTAATGACGTGGAAATGAGTTGATTGATATTCTAAATTTTAATGTCATGTGATTACACTCTTCATCCAGCTCTCTATATACTTCATTtgtgaattttaaattttaactCATGTTGAAAGGATATGTATCATGGGAAACTGGGGTTTGCACAATGGCTTTTAGTTCTAATGTGCCAAATGAATTCTgcataattatataaatatatgtatacaTACCAATGATACCACACTAGTGAATGTACAATTTTATTGAAATTTATCTCCATTGTGGTTATTATGATCTGCTCCAAGGTGTAGGTTCTGAGAATCTGAAATTTGAAGCCCAGTTCATCTTAATTTTGACGAGTCTAAAGAGTTCACCCTTAAATGCTGTGGAGGAATCTTAAATCCAACAATTATCTATGCTAAAAGTCGATCATAATTCTTCTTGGTGACAAGAAACAAATGCATTACCCTTCTTTGAAAACCTAATTGTTACCTTCTACATTTCTGACATCTACCTTCTTAAAAGTTCAACAATCTTATATTCATAAGATAGCAACAGAGCTACAGCTATTCTTGCAGTCTTTAAATTTCTTCAGTTGATCAGCAATATCTCTAGCAATGTTAAGTGCATCTGATGCAGTACCTAGAAGGCCTCTTTTGCTAAATCCCACTGTATATAAACCTTCTTCTCCTTTCCAAACACTACCATTCGATGTTTTCTGCAAACCGTCTTGTGTAAATAATTCGCTCCCCTGCATTTTATCGAAGAATATAAAGTGACTGAAAGGCCACATGTAATTTTACACAATAGAAAGTGATGCATTCTGTTATTTTCCAAAAAAGACAGAGCAAAGGAAAATTAATCACATTGCAATGGCAAAGTAAAAAAGCGGTagtttttatttttgaaaatggTCAATTGTAGAAATTTAAATACTGATGTGTGCCTCTACTCAAACTTTAACCTCGACCTCTAGACTCTAACCTCGACCTCTTATTATCAATGTATATCCGCAAGCCGAGGgattataataataaaaatctCGGTACAACTTTTCCTTTGTACTAACATGGCACCTTGTAGCTAAGAACAATGTTTTGCTAGCAAGACTTGCATGGTTACCTGTAATTCCAATGAGGATTTCTTGAACATGTCTTGAACAGTTTTAAGTTTTGGATGTTTCTAAGAAGATATGAAATGTGATGGTTACATCTCATCAATGTAAACAATTTCATATCAACAGTAGTGTTTGGAAGCAGGGATAATACAAACAATTAACAGGAAAATATTCCCTTTTTTATTTTGCCCAGGGGCCAGCAGTAAACATACACAAGGAACTTTTGTAGGGTACCTCATGCTTAAACAAGTCCAAAACTATATGACTGATGATAAGATAACAGTAAAAACAGACACATTTTTACACACAAGCACAGAGCAGTCAATTTGGACACAGTTTCAGAAAATTTCCAGTAATTTACAAAACTATCAGTTCACAAGATATTGTTACTAAAACCTCCATTGAAGCACCATAGGATGCCACTAATTGAGTAGCTTAGGCCACTTAAACTGCTTAAATATCTCgaaaaatcattttcttttctcCAAATACTTTATAGAACTAATCGAACAAAATATACTCATCATGTCCCTCTCGGACGCAACTAAGAAGATAGCATAGAGTTTACCCCTAATCCTAAGGGATGACTtgtgattttttaaaaataaggTATGAGAAAGTTGTCTTAGTGATATAAGGAACCACTGAGACACTGTTGCAGTGCATTTTTTTGTCATATTTCGTATATTTGGAGTTAAGATCATGTTTAAGGGAGCAAGTCAACAGTGTGCTAGTAGTttccttataaatataataaaataataactCTTAGTAAGTTAGGacatgattttatatttcaactCCAACAATGATCTTTAAACCCAtccctaattattattataataataaatttgaaaaagATATGAACAAAAAGTggaagaaagagaaagaaaaaaagtgtaagaaagagagagaaatgaatattttattaataaaaatgatATAAGGGATAACTAGTTGTTCCTTAAAGATAAGGCATGAAGGTGATGTATTAGTGATTTAAGGAACCACTAAGACACTGTTGGAGTGCAAATTTAAGCCAAGTTCCTTATATTTGAAGTTAAGAGCTCACTTAAGGAAgctgttggacttgctctaaaTTTCATTTTTGTCAATTAAAAATTGATTTATCTCTCTTCTTTttaattcttttctctctcttccTTTCATATCTcattcaaatttattattattataataataaggAATGAAAATAAAGATCATTGTTGGAGtttaaattcaaaatcatgtcttaaatcactaagagttaatattttataatatttatatggAACTTGTTAAGATGCTGTTGGACTTGCTCTAGGAGTAGAGAAACTGTTTCCGTGAAAATTTCTGAAACAATAAATTTTTGAATTTCTTTTGGAATGTAGTTTAAGTGTTTTAGAGAATTGGCATTGCTAAGAACGACAAAGTGACTGAAATTTCATGGAAACCAAGAAATAAAAACACAGTGCTGATGTTCATGCAGTCATCATGCTCATGCATACACAGTTACACATGCATACCTTAAGCCAAAATGGCACATTGCTTTTGTAGCCTGTTGCCAATACTATAGCATCAAATTCTCTCTCCTGTCCATCCATGAATTTGGCCCCATTACTTGTTATCTCTTTCACTCCTACCATTACCTTAAAAAGACAAAGATTTTCAAATAAATGTAACATTGACATCTCCAAGAATGCATGGCACATAATTCTGACACAGTTGCCTCACTGGTGTGTATTGTTTTTACCTTAATATTACCAGATTTTATATGTGACAAAGCTCCTCCATCAAGAATAGGTGTCTTTCCGGTAGCATTTTTGAGCTCAATTGGACCAGTTTTTGGTCTTCTGAGACCTAGTTTCTCTGTTTTGCCAAGGATAGAGTTGCACATTAGTATAAGAAACTTGTCAACTAATCTTAGTGGAAACCATTTGAGAAGTGTCATTGCTATTCCAAAGGTAGAGCACCCAAACATCTCTCTAGGTAGAACATGCACCTGAAATTTATCCAAAAGATAAACTCACCATGAGATTATGAGCAGAACCAAATAATTCCCACATCAATAAATTGGACAAGGACATGATCTCAGGCAAACCTAACATTTCTCAATCAAAATTGTCACAATTTTCCTACTACAAAATGTTACAAAAAACATGAAATTTGACACATGCACATTTCAGCAAATATTATCCAGTGCTCAATAATgtacagagagagagagagagagagggagagagagggagagagagaggttTCAGCAAATATTATCCAGTGCTCGCATAGAGAGACAGAGACAAAGAGAGAtagagggagagggagagggagagggagagagagagagagagagagagagagagagagagagagagagagacttaCAGAGTTTCTAACAACCAAATGAGGAATGGCATTGTGCTTACAGAGGTCCATACTAACTTCCATACCAGAATTCCCACACCCTACAACCAAAACCCTCTGATTCTTAAACTCAGCCCCTGACTTATACTCACTTGTATGCACCACAGGCCCATCAAAACTCTCAATCCCAACAATCTCAGGAACAAAAGGCTCTGCATTCTCCCCTGTTGCCACAACCAGCCACCTTGAAACATACTCACAATCTTGACTATAAACCCTCCAAAAACCACTCAAAGAATCAAACTCAGCTCTCTCCACAACTTGCTTAAACTTAGGCTGTATTCCAAAATGCTGAGAATAAGACTCAATGTAAGAAATGAAGTGATGTTTTGTAGGGTACTTTGGGAAGTTTTTAGGAAAGCCAAAAAAGGGCAGCTCACAAAAGTTCTGAGGGAGGTGAAGTTTGAGAAAGTCATAAGTTCTGTTTTGCCATAATGATGCTAAACAATCATttctttcaagaatcaaacaagTGATGCCATTTTTCTTTAAACAAGCTGAGACTGCAAGGCCTGATGGTCCTGCACCAACTATGATTGCTCCATCAACCCAAACACCTTTTGTGTCTTCTTTAAAACAgctcattttaaaaaaaatgaatatgAAACTCTGAGGTTTTGCAGTAATATGAAGAGGAAGCAAAGGAAGGAAAGAGTGTGAAATTGGTAAAATGAGGTAGTGGGTTGATAGGATGTATGCAAGAGGAATGAGAGGAGTTGTGTAATGGTTCAGAGAGTGATATTAATGCATAGAATCCAGCAGAGATTTTATGAGAGAAGTGGAAGGTAGATAGACAGAGACAGAGTGTTTTAATAGCCAAAATATGCAGTACCATAGGCTTCTAGCGCCAGTTGTAATGCGCAGCTTATAAGTCCAAAATTACTTATAAGTTTATTATTTTACTATGTATAATTATCCCGGCCCTTCTCTAATGAAGTAGAATTTACATTACTAATCCTTGATTAATCAGAGGTCATATAATCACATATCATCCTTCACTAATTGACTAATCACATATTAGATAATCACGTATCATCCTTTACTAATCACATATTAGATAATCGAGTTAAAATTCTGGAAATGTTAAGTGCTGAGCAAAGTtttaattttcagagaaaaataGTTCTGAAAAGACTGAATAACCCTCATATTAATTTTTACTATAATTATTGATATACATCTAGAAAGGGCATTTTAGTATTTACACATGTCTTTTGctctaaaattaaaaatttgcTTTGGATTTAATATTTTCCTTAAAATTCAGGTATAATTATTTTTGTCCACTTGACTCGTTTATCTCTTAGTGACGAAAAATGTTAACTTTATACGGTGGATCAACTTTGTATCGAATATGTTATATTCGAAAGTCAGTCCAAACATAAACAAAATGCAAAACATGATAAAAATTTAATACAAAACCGCAAATCCGACTAGTTATATACCCCAACAATTAAAAAATGACCATTTTGGCGAAAAAATTACATCAAAACTGTTTGGTTAGATAATAAATACCGAAAACAACACttagcaaaaaaaataaaaaaagataCCGAAAACAAATTAAAATCCTAGTTTTGAAAATGGGCATTTGTGAAACTACTGGCAAATAGCCATGCGAGTATTAAAACCAACTGTAGCAGTTTGACTTGTAAAATGTAAAATCTGAGTGAAGGCGTGACTGCAATAACAACTACTAACAACAAATTTTGTTTATATTTCCCAAACTTGAATTGCTTCCCCTATTACTGTTCACCCCTACAACCTGGCCTGCCCCCAGCCTCTGCAAAATCTACTCTAGATTTGTAGAATCAAGAAATATATGACCAAGAAATATGACTATCCCTGCAGAATACCTTAAGAGGCCCTTTGGAAACTTGCATTTCATTTCAAATAAGAAATTTCAAATGACAGGATTTGAgttgtcatttcaaattcttatgTTTATACTAATATTTATATGTCTTGGATTTCAAATGAAATACAAATCCAAAATCCCAAATAACTTATTTAATCAAATCcagaatttcaaatgaaatccagTTTCCCAAACGGGCCATaacaaaatttcaaaaatttaaaaCAATAAAGGGAAAAATAACGTATGACCAAACAATTTAATAGTACAACAGTAGGTATGCAATGTGCTTACTAAAGATGTTTTTTTAATAAAAACGGTAAGATGAATTTCTTTTAGGAAAGATGGTAGGATTACAAAATTTGTTTTAAAACGCCACGAGTCAAACTATGATTTGTTATAGTAACCTTATAAATAGAATGCATTCAGATTAATAATAtcaatcaaaatatttttaaggtCATATGAGCTCTGCCACCTTATTTGAAACAATAATTTGTATTTATTTCTTACTTATAGCACTCATAATTTTAATCGTTTTGGAAATTATTATCAATTTTattaaaatgataaaataatGTTATTATTTTTTACAGATAATGTAAACTACAGGTTTATAAAAGGTAATTTCTGAATTTCCAAGAGAAATATTTGTAATGTTAAACATTGTTGATGGCCTTTTTTCTTTCTCAATTTTCAAACTTTTTAAACAAAGCAACACCCTTAGCTAAAAAGCAATTATGTAACAAGTTtagaaaatatataaaaaatttaacaCTCCAACTTTTATCTCTTTAACAAAATGATagaaaattatatttaattgatcATATTTGTGGAACCAAAAGGC
This window contains:
- the LOC141672551 gene encoding putative indole-3-pyruvate monooxygenase YUCCA4 — protein: MSCFKEDTKGVWVDGAIIVGAGPSGLAVSACLKKNGITCLILERNDCLASLWQNRTYDFLKLHLPQNFCELPFFGFPKNFPKYPTKHHFISYIESYSQHFGIQPKFKQVVERAEFDSLSGFWRVYSQDCEYVSRWLVVATGENAEPFVPEIVGIESFDGPVVHTSEYKSGAEFKNQRVLVVGCGNSGMEVSMDLCKHNAIPHLVVRNSVHVLPREMFGCSTFGIAMTLLKWFPLRLVDKFLILMCNSILGKTEKLGLRRPKTGPIELKNATGKTPILDGGALSHIKSGNIKVMVGVKEITSNGAKFMDGQEREFDAIVLATGYKSNVPFWLKGSELFTQDGLQKTSNGSVWKGEEGLYTVGFSKRGLLGTASDALNIARDIADQLKKFKDCKNSCSSVAIL